A region of the Carettochelys insculpta isolate YL-2023 chromosome 11, ASM3395843v1, whole genome shotgun sequence genome:
TGTGGCAAAGGACTGTCTcttgctgtgtgtttgtgcaggacCAGCAAAACAGGGCCTCTCATCTCAGCTGGGGGTCTCTGCAGCACCCGGGGGGGGGCAGTCTCAGCTGCGGGCTGTGCGGTGCTGGGCAGGATGGCGCCCTGCtcagggggcagggcgggggtttGCCTCTAAGCGTGTTGTATGCAAAGAGCACCCAGCCTGGGATGGGCCACAGACCTGAGGTGACTGCTATGGCCTCTGCAGTGGCCCATGGGGCTCTGATTTCCTGAGCCTGCGAGGCTGAGTTGCCGCTAACTCACCTGAGGGTTGGGAAGTGCAGAGCGAGACCAGAGGACGATCCCCTCCCGCCCcaacccacccaccatccccattAATTAAATTGCTGCCCAACATGGGTGGCTGAACAGCTGGTGGAGCCGTTTAAAATCCCAAATCccctggctggcccagctgcaaaTGGCCCGATTAATGCCCCTGATTAGCCCTGGGGATGTTAGTGCGATGGCCTCTAAGCCCAAGGTGCTGCAAACCTCTCTCTCTGCAGGCAGCCCCACAAGCCTGGATCCCCCTTCCCCTCTAATGCTGCCGGATCCTGTCCCTGAGGCCCTGGGGGGAGGATTTCTCAGGGGAAATGAAAGGTGACCTTGGCCTGTAAAATCACTGCTGGATTTTTTCCCAAGCTTTCTGCTGAAAGACATGAGGCAGAATCGGAGTTGGGGGGGGGACAGATGAAGAGCCTGGGGAGACAGACTAATTTGAATTAGATGTGGTGGCGAGACGACCTGAGGGCTGGAGTCTGTGTCCCAGAGAGAGGGACCCAGAGGCCGGGAAGCGTCTGCTTCCCTTCTTgccggggaagggggcagggcgtGGAATTTGCTGAGGACTCTGAAAAGGCAATAACTGCTGGTCACTCCACAGGGAGTGAGGGTGAATGTGGTATTAGGGCTGTCTGCGCTGGGCCCCAATCCCTAGTTaaccccggggggggtggggggggaggcatgGGGGCGGGTATGAGCAATGGCTGCTGCCTATACAGGGGTCCCTGGCTCAGCATCAAGATGTGGCAGCTGTTTATACAGGGATCCTTCACCTGGTGCTGCGATGTAGGATGGGCACAGCAGCTGTTTATACAGACTGGAAAAGCAGCTGTTTAGACATGGCCCCCGCCCTCATCcgtgctgagctgcagccacctcGGGGGTGGGGGCCAAAGGAACTGTTGCTACGGCAATCTCTTGCTCAGTGCTTCAgctgcggccacctctggggagagATGTGGAAGCCGTTTATAAAGGGATCCTTTGCCCAGTTCTACGCTCCAGCTGCCTCAGAGGGTGCGGAGTGCACAGAGAGGCTGTACCACAGTAggtcagcagaagcagcagcaggctccTGCGATCGGCTGCTATGGCGGGAGGTGAAACTGAGTTGGCCAAGCTGGAATTGGGCCAGCTAGTGAGCGCGCTTGGGAAATGTGCTAGGTGGGTTAGTGACCAGGCGGCATGAATCAGCCTCGTTTTGCAATCTGACGTGAAGGTTATCAGCCCAGCACACCCCAGCCAGAGCACTgggatcagcccctgcccgccccttgcgcagcactgccacagcctgctcctgccacacactgaaaggggcagggggggtgggaaCCCGGAGCTGCTGGGCCGCAGCGAGCATGAGAAGGGGAGAGCAGAGAAAAGGCTCCCTGCCCGGATCCAGGGTAGCAGTGGATGAGTCCCATTTCCAAGGGGCTGGAACTAACTCTTCTTCCTTTCATGTTCCCAGTCTTGATCCCAGCAAGAAGGAGTGAGAGACACCTGGGAGCAGCTGTAACCACCCGCAGGTGGGCTTGaacctggcccagctggagcttagtgcaggagctgcgACTGTTTGAGGTAAAAGGCtggttctcagctgaggctgtaaagGGCACTTATTCTTCTGCCATGTAAGCGATCAAGGTACCACTCCAAGGGACAATGAatcacacccagaaggtgtgtgggttacacagccATTGCTGGGAGGCCACTGATACTCTGGGGGGGCTGAGGACAGAGACCACAGGGCAAACAAGAGCTACCGGTTTGATACAGGGCCCCCACTATGTGCAATTGTTCTTGCAGCCTGTGCCCTGTTGTGGGCTTCCTGGGCTGGAgggtgtcccctgcccccttggtgCGCCTGCCTGTTGCTGTGTTTGGCACCTGAAAGCCAAGGGCCAGTGGTTTCCTCAAAGCCGTGCAGTCCAAGGTGTCCGTCATGCCATGGCAGAAGGGCCCCATCCATATGGCCTCCATGCTGAGACAGCCCGGCCCAACCTGGACGGGCCAAGATAGTCACTTGGTAGCAGGACCTGACCCGTGGAGCCCAAGAAACCTGCCATGCCACTGGCAGCGGGACCCAAACTGTGTGGTCCAAGGTGGCTTCCGTGCCGTGTTAGCTAGTAAGAGGGCCTCTTGCCCAGGTTTTCCCAGGACTGTCCTGGTGCTCGCTAGGATGTCTGTCCaggagctctgcacactgccagcTCTTCAGTTTTATGGGCACCGGAGGCTCATCCTGGGGTGATGGGCTGACACTATCCAGACTGAATGTTATTGAACTGAATGAGCTTTAACATCCTTGCACTTTGTTGCCTTGAAAATGCTATGGCCCCTGTCTCACTGCAGAACTGCATATATTGCCACCAGTTGGGTCAATGGTGTGGTGAAGTAAATGCCTCCCGGGCTGTGCTATCTCCAGAGGGGATACTTAGATGACTTCCAGCTGGATTATCCCAGGCCCAACAGCCACAGAAAACAGTTTAGGATAAACCGCCCAGTTTTAAACTGACTCAAGGCCTTCTTCCTGCTCCAGCAAACAGACAGGAGCCTGGTTCCGAGAGAGCTCATGAGGGTTGGAAGGATGGGGCCTGCTGAGACCCCATACGAGTAGGGGCTTGTTCTGAGCTGTGATGCAGTTGTAACCACAAGGAAACCCCTTGGGTGGGAAGCGTGGGGCAAGAGGGGTTTCCTGCCAGAATCCATGATAGGATTCCTGGTAAATGCGTTAGCATGTGAGCCGGTTCTTGCATTGTCTCCAGTATGTTTGTTCTGCATTGCTTTTTATTTAAGAATCATGTAGGCCTGCCTAGCAGGTGCTGGGTGGCACCTTAAACCGGTGTTAACTCGACTCTAACGAGGAAGCAAGCAGGGTTGGCTTGGGCAGCTTGCAAATCGCCCTGTCAGATGGGAGAGCGTGTGTCTCCTGCAGGGGAGTAaagagctggggagcaggaagctTGTGGGTGGGGGCCTTTGCAGGGAAATACAGCTGCAGTTGCCCTGGGCTGTGACATCTGGACGCTCCAGTGGTTGCACCTCGGTGGTAGCAGCCCTAGTGGTGCAGCCCAGGCTTCTGCGCCagggtggcagctgggctgtgcagctgggaggtAAGGGAGCGCTGTTATTGCCAGTTTGGAGCGGAGGCAAATGAAACGCAGAGCAGGAACAGGACTTGGCTTTGTGGCGGTGGCCGAGACAGCGACAAAACCCGGAGCCCTGATgtccagcaccccaccccgcaaGGACCCATGCCCATTCCAGAAGTGGACATGCTCTCCTCACGCTCCGGTCTGTGGCCCTAGGACCTGTAATAGCCATGATGCTTCAGAAACAGGACCCACCAGGCCCAGGACGGTCGccacgtgggtctgtcccacgaaagctcatcccctaataaattattttgtcatctttaaagtgccacaggcctGCGGGCTTGCTCTGTCCATGCACTGTGTTCCTGGCTCACAATAATTAAGTGAGTGACATGGTGGATTTGCAAGGGCGGTGGAGCCTACCTGAGATGTTACAGCCCCCATATGAAGTTCAGCCTGTCTGGAAGCCATCAAAGAGCCCAGCAGCATAAcacagctccactgcctccttccccgGGGACTGATCCTCACGCAgcttgggaaggggcagagcccctGGAGATGCCCTTACCCTCCTGGAAGAGCGGGGGGATCCACTACAGCCCCCTAAGCCTGAGAGAGGGAGCGGAAGGATCCCCGGGGGGAGCTGAGGCCAGGCTGAGGGTACTGAACTGAGGAAGGGACTGGCTGGCAGGGGACAGGTAGACATGGGGCTGACAGCTGAGACAGAAGAGCCAAAATCCCATACCCGTTAAACTTGGTAATGTGGGTGATacactggggaggggctggaggagtttCAATATTGAGACAGGCTGACGAATCCAACACAGTCTTAGCTAATAGCTCTCTCCGGATCTGGGCCGGTCCCAGGATGGGCAGGGTCCAAGTCGCCAGGTTTGAGCTCGGGGTGACAATACTGTGGATGTAAGGCCCTGGGGGTCCCGCCACAGCCTGTGGGTCCAAGGGCCCTGAGCCCGTCCGAGTGtcatctgctgctctccagggttgccaactctgacaGAAGCTACTCCGGGAGGGGTTTTACCCAGCGTGGCCTAATCTGAAACTGGCCTACGAGCATCTCCAGGCTGGCTCTCAGTAGTCACAAGGAGACTGAGGCCAGTCCTGAGGGACGCCaggccaatcctggagggttggcaaccatGTTCTTCTCACCAGTCACGTggacaaagggaagcagccgCTGCTGTCATCTGCGGCTTTAATAATCCAGGCTTGGGCAGCAAGGCGGGATAGCGGGTAATCAGCTGAGGGATCCCAGCACCAAAAGGCCCTTGAGTGAGCAAGTTACCTCACTTCACTAGTATTTGGGGGTATCTTAACGGTCTCAACACAGGGTCCCGAGCGGGGATTTGGCACTGAGAGGACAGGAAAGTCCCCTGTGCAGGAGAGCTGAGCTGCGTAGGCTGCTGGGTTTTGAGCAGCGGGATGGGACTGGAGTGGACCCCAAGATTTCAGGCCACAGCTTCCAGGGTGGAGGCAGCGCTCTCCACAGCCTGCACGACAATTGTGAGGTGCTTCTGGACTTGGTCCCAGTCCCCTGTCTTCAGGGCGCTGGTGTAGGCATCGGCCAGTCCTGGGAAAGTGGCCTGGGCAGAGGATTTGGAGGCCCAGACCACGTGGCTGAGGGGTTGGAAAGAGGATGGGAGTGGTCAGTCTCGTGTTAGCCACATGATACGCATGGATGGGAGAAGGGGCTTACCCAGGGAGTCAGCAGCCAAGCTGGACGCTgctccccttccagctgtggggatAAAACCCAGGCgtcccatctcccagcccctggctgtaACCCCCTCATCCGCTCACTAAACCCCTCGTCTCTAGCCATGtggccccgcacccctcctgcACGCCCGTCCCTTGCTGGCGCCCTGCCACCCAACACATTTCAGTCGGGATCCAGCAGAGACTGGTGCGGGCGGGTCCTTGGCcatggaacccaggtgtcctccCCAAGCCCCCAAGTGGCATTACCTGTAATAGTATTTGCTGGGGAAAGCCAGTGGGTTGAGGAAGGCCCTTTCCAGCAGCATTATTTGGTCATTCACCATCCGGATCTGGAGCGGActgggtgggcaggaggagagacCAGAGTAGGATCAGAGCCCCTCTTACATCAGATGCCCTGTGAGGGACGCCATCTTCTCAGCCTGGCCTACTGCTCTCCAGACCTTAGGACAGGACGAGAGCCCCCACTCCAAGCTCCATGCCCAGAAGGGTCTCCAATAAGGACTTCAgacactgcttccctgggtccgAGGACCATGCACCCACCGTAGCCAGGACAGCGGAGATACCCCGACCCCCACAGGTGACGTGTTTGCACAAACATGGCCACGCACGTGTCCGTCAACCCGCTAGCACATGCCCGGCGGCTCTCAgcagcacagggcctcctggTTGAGCACCCGTGCAGCTGTACAGCGGCAGGCCAGCAGAGGCAGTACACCCGCCGGTGCAGGGCATGGACAGGCACGTGCAGTCAGGGCCGTCTCACCTGGGCGACGCCTCTTCCTTCAGCTTTGCTAGCCGCTGGTTGAAGTCAGCTGCTGCTAATTTGAACCGATCGATCGCAGCCTTCAAAGGCTCTGCAGGACCAAGAGGAAGGCGACAGGTCTGCAGCCCCGTCCCTATACATCAGTAgcctccccacacctgcctgggCTCTCCAGGGGAGCCGGACTACAGGCCCCTAAAGCACTGGGGGCCGGTCTGCCTGAGTGAGGCCAGCACCCCGCACTGAGCGCCTGGCCCTGCTCTTTGCAGCTAGCATCCGCCTTGTGCCAGGGTTAGCAGCGCCTACGTGGGGGAGCATCTCCTGCTGAGCTCTCAGccctgcggcacagcgccccGGAGTGAATCAGGGTAGGCACAGGAGGGTGCCCGCCACGGCGCATGGAGCTGGCGCTGCCGGAGAAGGGTGAGCCCCTGCGCCCCTGTGCCTGCACCCTAGTCCCTGCAccgagacagagagagagagagcgctggGGGTACGAGCCCAGCATCCGGCCCGCACCGAGAGAGAGTtcgttggcactgaggtttgccAGGAAGTCCCCTTGGGCGGCTGCTCCATACAgctcctccagcttctccccATAGTCGCTCACGTTGAGGGGGAGGACGAGGCTGTCAGCCAGTCGCAGCAGCACGTTGCCAGCCGTCCGGGCCACAGCCTGGTGGCTGGTGAACCCTGCAGACAAGTGCGGATAAAGGGATCAGACGCAGCCTAACCcgtcccccctgccccggccccagtgcccaggcctgcccaAGGGTGACCGCCTTGCCCCTCACCTGGGTCGATGAACCTGTCGGCGTAGTCGAAGGTGTCGAAGGCCGTGTGGTAGGCGGGGTAGATCCGAGCAGAGGTCTTGTtctagggcagggaaggggcaaagCAGCTGGAACCGAAGGGGGCGCAGCTCCCCAGGCCCACTCAGCAAGGTGCGGCCCCCCACCAGCCAAACCtcacctgccctgctccctggcccaACACGGGGGGTCAGCACCGCCAGAGAGagagcccctgctgggcccccccagtaaCACACTGCCTGCCGGCCCAGCACTGCCAGGGAgagagccccctgctgggcccccccagtaaCACACTGCCTGCCGGCCCAGCACTGCCAGGGAgagagccccctgctgggcccccccagtaaCACACTGCCTGCCGGCCCAGCACTGCCAGGGAGAGagccccctgctggaccccccAGTAACACTCAACACACTGCCCACTGGCCCAGCACTGcaagggagagcgccccctgctgcccccccccgtaATACACTGCCTGCCGACACAGCACTGcgagggagagcgccccctgctgagagcCCCCCAGTAACACACTGCCTGCTGGCACAGAGAGCCCAGTGCTGCCCCTCACAACCAAGTTTCCAGTGCCCAATAACTGCCCcgcctgggcaggggcctgggtcCAAAGCTgcacctgtggggtgggggcagcacaagCGGGCAGGTGTCCTTACCCTGTCATAGGTGTAGGCGATGTCCATGGAGGTGATGCCCAGGTAATGGAGGAAGGGGGCATAATCGCTGCCAGCTCCCAGGGCCCCTAAGCTGTGCGGGGGATGGAAAGGGGTGAGTGACTCAGGGCCAGGCGGGGGGGCAGGCTCCAGCTGTGCTGaggtagccccccccccccgcccccgcctacAGCGCAGCTCCCCGCAGCCCCATGGCTTGGTACGCTCcgcagcagggggcgggggggggggtgtcacagctggccagcacctggtCTTCTCCCGCTCTGCCACCCCAGTGCCCCTCTCCTTGGGGCCAACCAATGGGCCCAGCCAGTCCAGGCTGCCACTCCCCGACCGATGAGCCTTTCGCTTCAGCCCAAGCcgcagaaggggctggggcagagaagcTCTCGTGCACGTttcctgtccctccccctcccgctgctGCCCCCCACGGGGTCGCTCACTTGGGGATGACGCCATAGGTGGGGCTGACGCGGTTGAAGTGGTTTCTCCAGGTGTCATAGACGGACCCGGAGGCGCTGGCTGGGGACTGAACCTAGAAGAGGAGCAAACACGGCAGACTCCCCTTTGGGAGGAGGGGGGGGCCACCCggccttccctcccctcccctcccctccccacaccggTCCATCCCGCTACCTGCTTGGCGGCTGCAAAGACGACGCTCTGGGCGGGCGGCGTGCCCTGGGCCCGCAGGGTGGCGTTGGCTGCGGAGAGCACAGCAGAGGCAGAGTTAGGGACTGGGctggagcagacagggcagcccagcattccccagggctcgggggtgccccctcccacccaaccaGCCCACAGGTGGCACCACCttgtttgtgggtggggggagcaggcccTTTGGCACGTGAGCCTCTTTGCACGCTTGCACGCCTGCAGGCCGGTGGCTTTCACGTCGTGATCCTGGCACGGCCTGATTACACGCTTCTAGCCTCgtgcccagctgcctgctcttgcCTAGGTGTGCTCACTTGCACGTGGGGCCGTCGCACCCTCTCGCACATCTACTCTCACCCTTACCACTCAGCCACACCCTCTTGGCCATGTCATCAGTTGCGCACGGGTGCTCACACTTTTGCCGGGCTGCTTGCACGTGGATCTCACACGCACGCTCGCTTCCTCCCCACGGACGCCCCACCCCGCCTGGGCCGATGTCAAGAGcgtctgcccccaccccgcccctcgcAGAGAAGGGGACAgtgcagccaggggctggagggaaggcaggagcGCCAGCCACTCACCGAAGACGGAGATGTCCACGTTGATGTAGGCCACGCTCCGCTCCCGCAGGGTGCTGTAGAATTCCTGAGCAAGGGAAGGGacccagccctcagcacatgGGATGGGTGAGTTCCGTGGCCCCTGGTTCTGAGCTGGGCTCGTGGTTTGGGGCAAGGAGTTGGTGTCTCAGCGTGACAGTCCAACTGTAACTGCTCTGACCAACTACTGCACCTTCAGTGTATGTACAGGGGCTGCGGTCCCAGCCACCACCCTCCCATCGTAACCCCTCCAGAGGGGAGccgccagctccccactccctcgcTTGGGCAGGTTTTTACCTCAGTGTACTCGGTGGAGCCAATCAGACCGAActcctcagccccccagctgccgAAGATAATGGACCTTCTGGGGCGCCACTTCCCTGTGGAGAAACACCCCCAGGAAATTCAAGGCAGGTGGTTTTTggaatcaggactcctggattctggCACTGATGTACTGACCGACTGACGGGTCAAGGCcaggctgtgcctcagtttccccaactgtgCACTGGGGTAGCTGCAACCCCCTCAAGCCTCACACTCACCTTCTTTCAGCATCTTGCCCAGCACACGCGTGATCTCCAACATGACAGCCGTACCGCTGCTGGGGTCAATGGCGCCGTGTACCCAGCTGTCCCGGTGGTTTCCGTACAGGACGTACCTgtctggggtggaggagagagctggagccctgctgctgactggggtgttggagggggctgtggggggttgctCAGGATGGAGTCTTGCTGGGCGTGAGCCTATGTGGTAGAGCAGCCCTGtaggagggtggggtggggaggctgagggtTGTAGTGAGATGAGGGCCTCAAACACAAGCCCACGTAccacaggcctgcagggggtCTTAGGCCTAGGCACAGTGGTTCAGACTTTGCTGGTGTAAAGCGAAGGGAAGCTGGGCGAgagaggcaggccctgctcactTGCACAATCTGGCACGAGCAGCGTCCATAGCGTGAAACACTGACCGGTGCTGGGCACAAGCTGGGAGCATGGTCCCAAAAGCGGATGAAGAAACATCTTGGTACCCACGCCCTAGTCCCCACAAATAACAGACCGACCGGCCCAGGGGCCGGAGAGGGTCTAACCCGGCAGAGACCGAACCCCACGTACGAGGTAAGGGCGAGATCTGGTAACATCAAAGGGTCACCAACTGGTTGCCAGATTCCTTGAGCGGTGCCGTGCTTgcccacaggtggactcaaacctgcGACCTCAGCGCAGGAGCTCCGccagtgtgagctaaaagccagctgcctcggCCTGCAGAGGAGAGTCATCGTGTCTCTGCTGAAGGGGGCGAGGTGGCCCCCTGACCCACACCTGAGGTGTGTGGGCTATGCTTGCTCCCAGCTTCCCTTTGCTTTACATCAGCAGCGCCTTGGGCGTTGTGCCCCTGCCTCAGGCCTGTGAGACAGGGGCTTGTGTTTCTGGCCCTCATCTTACCACGTGGCCCACCGGGGAGCACTCTTGGGcatgaggggaagaggagctcCAGGACATGATGGTGGGGGAGCGAAGGAGAGGTTGGGGAGAGGTGTGGTGTAGGGAGAGGTGAAtccactgtggggaggggggcagtgtgggggccaTTCTTGGCTTGGGGGTGGCTGGAGAcgtgggaggtgctgggtggtggttcgggagggctggagagacccACACACTTACCAGGTTCCTCACTGCCCCGGATCAAGCCCATCACGTTGGAGGAGTCCTTGATGACTCGCTGGTTGTAGACGTTGACCTGGACGTCGCTGTGGGGAGAGCGGGAGGAGCTGGGGTCAGCCCTGTGGGGGGCTGAAAGGGGCATCAGGGTCAGTGCAGTGGGAGGGTTGGTCTGATGGGGCCAGTGAGGGAAACAAGGGTGGGGAACTGGGACCAGCATGAGAGGAGCTGGGCGGGGCTCAGGGTCATTGCTGAGAGAGCCAGGGACAGGGAACTGGTGTCAGCACAGTGGGGAGTTGATGCCATCTGGGGGATTCGTGTGAGAGAGTCTGGAGAGGGGCCTTTGGGTCAGTGCAAGcagaatggggaggaggggatctGGGGTCCTGATGTGGTGTCTTGAAACTTGTTCAAATTGTGATCCCTTGAAATTCACAGGGATTTTTCTGGTCCTGCTTGCAGGCACGGAGCTCAGCGGCGAAGTGTGGACCGAGGCCTAGCAGCAGTCACGCTGCAGAATGCCAGC
Encoded here:
- the NAALADL1 gene encoding aminopeptidase NAALADL1, coding for MSWPKILGAVAGGALLLTVGILLGHFAIPKEGAGEGAPSWVKTVGRDLDESLLQNFMDQVASEKIRENLKALASRPHMATTEGDKELVKLLLSRWQDPQTGLDSTSEDVYSVFLSFPDPQRPNSVAVGVWGTGTQLFSTRRSEKNVTVDQAHADVVQPYAAYAPPGNPRGRLVYANQGKYSDYQELVNMGIDLNGTVAITRYGGAGRADKAVNGAEFGVVGVVVYTDPRDINDGHASEEQTYPNSWYMPPSGVERGAYSEHFGDLLTPYYPAKEFTYRMNESEVQGIPPIPTQPIGFEDARTLICNLSGPVAPDTWQGALGCSYHVGPGFRGGGQFPNTSDVQVNVYNQRVIKDSSNVMGLIRGSEEPDRYVLYGNHRDSWVHGAIDPSSGTAVMLEITRVLGKMLKEGKWRPRRSIIFGSWGAEEFGLIGSTEYTEEFYSTLRERSVAYINVDISVFANATLRAQGTPPAQSVVFAAAKQVQSPASASGSVYDTWRNHFNRVSPTYGVIPNLGALGAGSDYAPFLHYLGITSMDIAYTYDRNKTSARIYPAYHTAFDTFDYADRFIDPGFTSHQAVARTAGNVLLRLADSLVLPLNVSDYGEKLEELYGAAAQGDFLANLSANELSLGPLKAAIDRFKLAAADFNQRLAKLKEEASPSPLQIRMVNDQIMLLERAFLNPLAFPSKYYYSHVVWASKSSAQATFPGLADAYTSALKTGDWDQVQKHLTIVVQAVESAASTLEAVA